A single Corvus hawaiiensis isolate bCorHaw1 chromosome 24, bCorHaw1.pri.cur, whole genome shotgun sequence DNA region contains:
- the ELF3 gene encoding ETS-related transcription factor Elf-3 isoform X2 yields MAGSCEISNIFSNYISAMYQPDEVQPTLDMLGHLGDDSSLGLSLPASQPPTQSTDKPEWFSELPYFWTKVQVLEWISYHVEKNKYDASSIDFSCCNMDGHTLCHCSRDQMRLIFGPLGDELYDRLHEITSDELNWIIDLLEKEDATSQTFLNSSHLELGNPCAKDSLEDLKPTNPFTDFTCLPGAMSPGSSDVSGPVMSHSPNSQDSGGSDLDLDPAESKLFPDAPRGTHLWEFIRDILIHPELNEGLMKWEDRREGVFKFLRSEAVAQLWGQKKKNSSMTYEKLSRAMRYYYKREILERVDGRRLVYKFGKNSSGWKEEEVLNRDKEL; encoded by the exons ATGGCAGGATCGTGTGAGATCAGCAACATCTTCTCTAACTACATCAGTGCCATGTACCAGCCGGACGAGGTGCAGCCAACCTTGGACATGCTGGGACACCTCGGGGATGACAGCAGCCTGGGGCTGAGCCTCCCCGCCAGCCAGCCCcccacacagagcacag ACAAGCCGGAGTGGTTCAGCGAGCTCCCGTACTTCTGGACCAAGGTGCAGGTGCTGGAGTGGATCAGCTACCATGTGGAGAAGAACAAGTACGACGCCAGCTCCATCGACTTCTCCTGCTGCAACATGGATGGGCACACgctctgccactgcagcagagaccaGATGCGCCTCATCTTTGGGCCCCTCGGGGACGAGCTCTACGACCGCCTGCACGAGATCA CCTCTGATGAGCTGAACTGGATCATTGATTTGCTGGAAAAAGAGGATGCAACTTCCCAGACCTTCCTGAACTCCAGCCACCTGG AGCTGGGAAATCCCTGTGCCAAGGACTCCCTGGAGGACTTAAAGCCCACAAACCCTTTCACAGACTTCACCTGCTTGCCGGGTGCCAtgtccccaggcagctctgATGTCTCAG GGCCTGTGATGTCCCACAGCCCCAACTCTCAGGACTCCGGTGGAAGTGACCTCGACCTTGACCCTGCAGAATCAAAGCTCTTCCCTGATG CCCCAAGAGGTACCCACCTGTGGGAGTTCATCCGGGACATCCTGATCCACCCCGAGCTGAATGAGGGGCTAATGAAGTGGGAGGACCGGCGGGAAGGGGTCTTCAAGTTCCTGCGCTCGGAGGCAGTGGCTCAGCTCTGGGgccagaagaagaaaaacagcagcatgACCTACGAGAAGCTGAGCAGAGCCATGCG ATATTACTACAAACGAGAGATCTTGGAGAGAGTGGATGGGCGACGGCTGGTGTACAAGTTTGGGAAGAACTCCAGCGgctggaaggaagaggaggtgcTCAACAGGGACAAGGAGCTGTAG
- the ELF3 gene encoding ETS-related transcription factor Elf-3 isoform X1, giving the protein MAGSCEISNIFSNYISAMYQPDEVQPTLDMLGHLGDDSSLGLSLPASQPPTQSTDKPEWFSELPYFWTKVQVLEWISYHVEKNKYDASSIDFSCCNMDGHTLCHCSRDQMRLIFGPLGDELYDRLHEITSDELNWIIDLLEKEDATSQTFLNSSHLELGNPCAKDSLEDLKPTNPFTDFTCLPGAMSPGSSDVSGPVMSHSPNSQDSGGSDLDLDPAESKLFPDEHFSGSKKGDSKHGKRKRGRPRKLSKESRDCLENRKSKHSPRGTHLWEFIRDILIHPELNEGLMKWEDRREGVFKFLRSEAVAQLWGQKKKNSSMTYEKLSRAMRYYYKREILERVDGRRLVYKFGKNSSGWKEEEVLNRDKEL; this is encoded by the exons ATGGCAGGATCGTGTGAGATCAGCAACATCTTCTCTAACTACATCAGTGCCATGTACCAGCCGGACGAGGTGCAGCCAACCTTGGACATGCTGGGACACCTCGGGGATGACAGCAGCCTGGGGCTGAGCCTCCCCGCCAGCCAGCCCcccacacagagcacag ACAAGCCGGAGTGGTTCAGCGAGCTCCCGTACTTCTGGACCAAGGTGCAGGTGCTGGAGTGGATCAGCTACCATGTGGAGAAGAACAAGTACGACGCCAGCTCCATCGACTTCTCCTGCTGCAACATGGATGGGCACACgctctgccactgcagcagagaccaGATGCGCCTCATCTTTGGGCCCCTCGGGGACGAGCTCTACGACCGCCTGCACGAGATCA CCTCTGATGAGCTGAACTGGATCATTGATTTGCTGGAAAAAGAGGATGCAACTTCCCAGACCTTCCTGAACTCCAGCCACCTGG AGCTGGGAAATCCCTGTGCCAAGGACTCCCTGGAGGACTTAAAGCCCACAAACCCTTTCACAGACTTCACCTGCTTGCCGGGTGCCAtgtccccaggcagctctgATGTCTCAG GGCCTGTGATGTCCCACAGCCCCAACTCTCAGGACTCCGGTGGAAGTGACCTCGACCTTGACCCTGCAGAATCAAAGCTCTTCCCTGATG AGCACTTTTCAGGCAGCAAAAAAGGGGACAGCAAACACGGCAAGCGGAAACGGGGACGGCCCCGAAAACTCAGCAAGGAGAGCAGAGACTGCCTGGAGAACAGGAAGAGCAAGCACT CCCCAAGAGGTACCCACCTGTGGGAGTTCATCCGGGACATCCTGATCCACCCCGAGCTGAATGAGGGGCTAATGAAGTGGGAGGACCGGCGGGAAGGGGTCTTCAAGTTCCTGCGCTCGGAGGCAGTGGCTCAGCTCTGGGgccagaagaagaaaaacagcagcatgACCTACGAGAAGCTGAGCAGAGCCATGCG ATATTACTACAAACGAGAGATCTTGGAGAGAGTGGATGGGCGACGGCTGGTGTACAAGTTTGGGAAGAACTCCAGCGgctggaaggaagaggaggtgcTCAACAGGGACAAGGAGCTGTAG